The genomic window GGGATTTTGGATTTTAGATTTGTAATTTATCATATTATGTCTGGTAAATCACTCCAAAAATCAAGGTAAAATATCATCATTAAGAGAGAAACTGTACACAGAGTTCTGTTGATAAGCTGATTAAGTAAAGCTTGACAATTGAGGAAACATTTCTGATGAATAATGCAATAATCCGAATTGTACTGTTTGCTTTGCTACTCTTATTCCTGGTTTATCCCTTTGGTGCTTTAAGCGGTGTCATGCTTTTGCTGATCGCAGCAGCATTTCTCTGGACAGTTTGGGGTATAGTAGAAGCGATCGCAGGTAATAAAACTTCTGACGATCGATCCTAAACAAGGAGTTAACTATGGGATTGGGTTTACTCGCTGACGGTCGATGGGTATCCGAACGAGAACAAGAAGACTCTCAAGGCAAATTTATTCGTCCTGCAACTACTTTCCGCCACCAAATTACCGCTGATGGTTCTAACGGTTTTAAAGCAGAAGCAGGACGTTATCATTTGTATATTTCTTGGGCTTGTCCGTGGGCACATCGCACCGCGATTATGCGGAAATTGAAAGGTTTAGAAGATGTCATTAGTCTTTCAGTTGTACACCCAGTAATCGATCAAAACAGTTGGGAATTTTCCGAAGAACCTGGATGTATTCCCGACACCGTTAATGGCGCAAATTATCTTTGGCAAATCTATCTCAAGGCAGATGAAAAATACGAGGGACGAGTTACAGTTCCCGTACTTTGGGATAAGCAAACTGGGAAAATTGTCAATAATGAATCCAGGGAAATAATCAAAATATTTGATACGCAATTTCAAGATTTTGCTAAGTCGGATTGGAATTTTTATCCTGAGAATCTGCAAGAAGTAATTGAGCAAACGATCGACAAGATTTATCAACCAATTAATAACGGCGTTTATCGCGCCGGATTTGCCACTAGTCAAATCGCTTATGAAGAGGGTGTAACCGATTTATTTAACGCCCTTGATTACTGGAATGAAGTATTAGGAAAACAAAGATATTTGTGCGGCGAACAAATCACCGAAGCTGACTGGTGTATGTTCACTACTTTATTGCGCTTTGACCCAGTTTACTACGGTCATTTTAAATGCAATTTACGTCATATTTGGGATTATGCAAACCTCTGGAATTACCTGAAAGAACTTTATCAAATTCCCGGAGTTAAAGAAACTTGTAATCTCGACCACATCAAACGTCATTACTACATTAGTCACAACAAAATTAACCCTACTCGCATCGTTCCCAAAGGGCCGATTATTGACCTAGATTCACCACATAATCGCGGGACTAATTCATTGTAAAAAGCACAGACTCTAGATATAGGGGCAACCACACGGGGATTGCCCCTACAAATGGTGTTTATTTTCATAATTTGCGTAAGTCCTGAAGTCATTAAATTTATCAGCTAAACCTACCCTTACTCATCTCAATAGCTGCGTAATATTATGTCCGGTTGAATATCCCTAAGAACCCCACCCCGCCTCCGGCACCCCTCCCCGTTTACGGGGAGGGGATGGGGGTGGGGTTGAATATCTGGAACGACAAATAGCTTTACTCATGTCGCCATAATTTAATAGTGCGATCGTCACTTCCAGAAGCTAAAATTTTGCCATCGGGACTAAAGGCGAGGGTACGAACTTGGGCGGAATGACCGCTGAGGGTACGCAGTAGTTTACCTTGCTCGACTTGCCAAATTTTGATGGTATTATCGCCACTATCGCAAGCGATGGTTTCGCCGTTGGGACTGTAAGCGATCGACCAAACAGAACCAGAACTACTGGTTAAAGTGTTGAGTAATTTTCCGCTGCTTAACTGCCAAAGTTTAATGGTATTATCGCCGCTGATGCTGGCTAAAATTTCGCCATCAGGACTAAGTGCGATCGCCCAAATCGAGCCAGAATGACCTGCTAAAGTATTGATTAATCTGCCGCTATTGAGATCCCAAATTTTAATAGTATTATCCCAACTTCCACTAACGAGAGTACCGTCTGGAGTAATTACGATCGATTCTACAAAATCCGAATGTCCAGTTAAAGTATTAAGTAATTTCCCAGTACTTACTTGCCACAATTTAATATTTCCATCCCCACTACCACTAACCAAAACTTCACCATCAGGAGTAAAAGCTAAGGAAAAAATAGTTACAGAATGTCCAGTCAAAGTGCGAATTAAATTACCATTACCCAATTGCCACAATTTAATAGTACAATCCGCACTCCCAGAAGCCAAAATCCTACCATCAGGACTTGTTGTTAGACAGGCAACTGTATCTGAGTGAGCATTAATTGTCGAAATTAACTTTCCATTACCTGATTTCCAAAGCTTAATAGTTTTATCTGCACTACCACTAACCAACATTAAAGCATTGGGGGTAAAAGTGAGACAAGTAACTGTATCAGAATGTTCTACTAAATTGCTGACACATCGCCAATTACGAATCGGAAGAGTTGGTGTAGAATTAGGCGGCGGAACAGTTTTTCTCCAACCTTCAGTGTACAGTTCTTTGAGAACTTCCGTTGCTGATTGATAGCGTTTTTTTAAGGAATCTTTGAGGAGTTTATCGATTACTTGATAAAGCTGATCGCTAATATCGGCACCCAAACGTCGCAAATAATCTCGCCAGATCCAACCCCCTTCTATTGGGTTATAAAGTTCATCAAGAGCAGCTTGGGTTAATAGTTGAATACAAACAATGCCCAAACTATAAAGATCGCTAGCGGGATAAATTCTGCCACCGCGCAACTGTTCTAAAGGTGCATATCCTTCAGTAGCTAGATTAAACCGAATTGGAGAAAATTTGTTATCAGTTAATTGTCGGGAAATTCCAAAATCGATGAGGATATGTTTGCGATCGCTCTTTCGTTTAATAATATTCGTCAGTTTAATATCTCGGTGTATTGCATGACGATTATGCACAAATTGCAATATAGGTAAAACATCGTGCAACAATTCCCGAAT from Phormidium ambiguum IAM M-71 includes these protein-coding regions:
- a CDS encoding glutathione S-transferase family protein, coding for MGLGLLADGRWVSEREQEDSQGKFIRPATTFRHQITADGSNGFKAEAGRYHLYISWACPWAHRTAIMRKLKGLEDVISLSVVHPVIDQNSWEFSEEPGCIPDTVNGANYLWQIYLKADEKYEGRVTVPVLWDKQTGKIVNNESREIIKIFDTQFQDFAKSDWNFYPENLQEVIEQTIDKIYQPINNGVYRAGFATSQIAYEEGVTDLFNALDYWNEVLGKQRYLCGEQITEADWCMFTTLLRFDPVYYGHFKCNLRHIWDYANLWNYLKELYQIPGVKETCNLDHIKRHYYISHNKINPTRIVPKGPIIDLDSPHNRGTNSL
- a CDS encoding serine/threonine-protein kinase — protein: MSYCLNPFCKKPQNRDEAKTCPTCGAQLFLRKRYRAVRPIGEGAFSRSFFAEDTDRLNSPCVIKQFLPLPQIQNNSSAMAKTTQMFEQEARQLLQLGEQHPQVPSLYAYFEEDKHLYLITQYIEGLDLSQQMQEQGAYNEQQIRELLHDVLPILQFVHNRHAIHRDIKLTNIIKRKSDRKHILIDFGISRQLTDNKFSPIRFNLATEGYAPLEQLRGGRIYPASDLYSLGIVCIQLLTQAALDELYNPIEGGWIWRDYLRRLGADISDQLYQVIDKLLKDSLKKRYQSATEVLKELYTEGWRKTVPPPNSTPTLPIRNWRCVSNLVEHSDTVTCLTFTPNALMLVSGSADKTIKLWKSGNGKLISTINAHSDTVACLTTSPDGRILASGSADCTIKLWQLGNGNLIRTLTGHSVTIFSLAFTPDGEVLVSGSGDGNIKLWQVSTGKLLNTLTGHSDFVESIVITPDGTLVSGSWDNTIKIWDLNSGRLINTLAGHSGSIWAIALSPDGEILASISGDNTIKLWQLSSGKLLNTLTSSSGSVWSIAYSPNGETIACDSGDNTIKIWQVEQGKLLRTLSGHSAQVRTLAFSPDGKILASGSDDRTIKLWRHE